The genomic DNA GGCGATGCACCAGGTGCCCAAGTATCCCGGCTCCGAGCCGGGCGAGCTCTCGCCGCTCGCCACCCAGGTCCAGAACGGGGGTACCATCAGCTTCGCCACGCCCGACCCCGCCGACAAGGTACTCGACTTCTACCGCACGGCGCTCCAACAGCTCGGCTGGACGCTCCAGCCATCGCCCAAGAGTTCGGTGGCGGCCAAGCGCGGCGATGCTGCCCTCACGGTCGTCGTCAAGGGGGGCGAGCAGGGAACCACCGTGCTCCTCATGCTGACCGACGCCGTCTGAACGGCACCCGCTCGTCGCCGCCGAGCCGGACGAGCGGTCGTCCGCCCGGTTGCGCGAAGAGCACCGCCAGGTCGATGCCCCAGTCCGGCCACCAGGGCTCCAGCGGGACCCGGCTCGGTGCGCCGTACCAGAGCGGGGATCCCTCAGCCCGGTGCACGGTCACCGCCCGGGCAGATGGATCGAGCAGCCAGACCCGCTCGACCCCGGTTCCCAGCCAGCGGTCGACCTGCCGCACGTGGTCGCGCGCTCCTGCGGTGACGAGCTGCGCGATCAGGACGGGCAAAGGGCGGCTGTCACCTTCCGGCGCGGCACGAACCTCGAGCCGGTCTCGCCCGACGCGGGTGACCGCGAGCGGACGGGCCGCCAGCGAGAGGAACTGCTCCAGAGCTGCAGCCAGTGCATCGAGCGGCTGCGCTGCAGTCTTCGGTGCGTCCACCGCACCTCCTTGTGACGCTGGCGCACTGGAACCACCGCTGCCCCGACCGGTCGCTGCTCCGGCCCCTGCTCCAGCCAGCGGGGTACCGGCGCTCCTGCCGGCTCGATCGCTGCGCTGGCCTGTCCGCCAGACTGGTCAGGCTCCGTTTCGCGTCGAGGCTTCCCGACCCGCCAGCCGACGAGCCTCCGAGCGAGCCGTTCCTCGACGTCCCGGTCGAGTCCATGCGCGGTGCCCGGGTGCCCATATCTCCGCAGGGCGAATGCCAGGAGTACGCGCACGTCACCCGTCGTCTCCCACCACCAAGGATCGTCCTGCAGCGGTGTCGGGAGGACGCGCCCGTTCCGGTCTCGCATCGGTCGCACCGGTCACCCCCCACTCGTGCGCCAGTTCTCCGTCCGGAACCGCTTCGCCGGATCGGACAGTGCCGCTTGCCGGCCCGGTCGTGTACCGCTATTCTAACCGGGAAATCGGTCTGCTCGCGAGGTCGCGAGTCCGTAGGAGCCAGCAGGCTCGCTGGAGCAAACGTGCTTCGGGAGGGAGGAGGCCCTCATGCATCTCGTCACCTTCCTCGGTACCGGCCACTACCGGACGGTGACCTACGTCTGGGATGACGGTCGCGAGGTGCGCCGCTCCACCACGCACCTCTTCCCGTTGGCGCTCGCTGCCTGGCTCGATCCCGAGCGGGTACTCGTGCTCCTCACGGCCGAAGCCGAGCGCGGGCCGCACTGGCAAACGCTCCGCAGCCAGCTGGGCAGTCGGGTCGAACCGGTACCCATCCCGCCTGGCCGGAGCGAAGCGGAACTGTGGGAAATCTTCGACCGTCTGGCCGGAGCCCTCCCGGAAGGGAGCAGCCTCGTCATCGACGTGACCCACGGCTTCCGCTCCCTGCCGCTGTTCGCCGCCGTCGCTGCTGTCCTCCTGCGCGACCTCCGTAACGTGACCCTCGAGCGCATCGTCTACGGTGCCTACGAGGCACGCGACCCGGAAGAGCACGAGGCACCGGTCTTCGACCTCACGCCGCTCCTCGACCTGGTCGGCTGGCTGAGCGGGATCGAAGCGCTCGAGCGCTCCGGCGACGGCCGCCTCCTCGCCCAACGCTTGCGCGAGACGCAGGCGTCAGCCTGGCGCCGAGGGCGCCATGAGTTACCGCGTCAGCTCCAAGCCGTCGGCACAGCGCTCGAGGCCTGGAGCGAGGCGATCCGCCTCAACCGGCCTGTCGAAGCCGCTGGAGCAGCACACCTGCTCGGAGAACGCCTCGGTCGCGCTCGCGAGGAACTGGCTCGCTGGGCTCCACCGTTCGCCCTCCTCGCCGACCGTCTCGCTGCGGACGTTGCCGCCCTGGCGCACCCCGACCCGGAGACGCTCGATCGCGGCCACCTGCAGGCCCAGCTGGCGGTCATCCGCTACGCCCTCGAGAAGGGACTGGTGCTCCAAGCGGTCACCATGGCTCGCGAATGGCTCGTCAGCTGGTTCATCTGGTCGTTCATGCCCGAGATGCGCACACACTGGCGTCAGAGAGCGGCGCGCGAGCAGGCCGAGCGGATCCTGGGCGAACTCGGCTCCGCAGCCAGACAGGGCTCGCGCCTGGCTGCCCACCACCCCCACTGGGACATCGGCGATCTCTGGAACCAGCTGGGGCAGCTCCGGAACGACCTCGCCCACTGCGGCATGCGTACCGACGCGGTCGATCGCACGAGTATCCCCACACGCTCGCGGCAGCTGGTCGACAGACTGCAACGCCTGCTCGATTCACACTGAGGAGAACCTCACGCGCCGTCACGTCGATGTCCACTCCATGCCGGTACCGCCGGGGCACACCTGTTCCCACGCCCACCCGTGGTCACCGGAGGCGAACTGGCACTGGCCACGCATGCCTGTTGGGGTAGAGTCTCTGTAGTGCAGCGGCCTCACT from Thermomicrobium sp. 4228-Ro includes the following:
- the csx2 gene encoding TIGR02221 family CRISPR-associated protein, translated to MHLVTFLGTGHYRTVTYVWDDGREVRRSTTHLFPLALAAWLDPERVLVLLTAEAERGPHWQTLRSQLGSRVEPVPIPPGRSEAELWEIFDRLAGALPEGSSLVIDVTHGFRSLPLFAAVAAVLLRDLRNVTLERIVYGAYEARDPEEHEAPVFDLTPLLDLVGWLSGIEALERSGDGRLLAQRLRETQASAWRRGRHELPRQLQAVGTALEAWSEAIRLNRPVEAAGAAHLLGERLGRAREELARWAPPFALLADRLAADVAALAHPDPETLDRGHLQAQLAVIRYALEKGLVLQAVTMAREWLVSWFIWSFMPEMRTHWRQRAAREQAERILGELGSAARQGSRLAAHHPHWDIGDLWNQLGQLRNDLAHCGMRTDAVDRTSIPTRSRQLVDRLQRLLDSH